The following DNA comes from Sphingomonas flavescens.
ATCAAGACGTCGGCGGTCTGCTTCACGCGGCAGCCTGAGCGGACGAGGTAAGGCTCAGGAAGACGTCCTCGAGATCCGGGTCGCGTGTGGACACGTCGACGATGCCCAGTCCCGCGTCCGTTAGCGCACTCAGCACCTGCCCGGCATTGGCGCGGTCTTTGCGGTAGGTGATCTCCAGCGTCCGCTCGTCGATCAGGTCGATATTCTCGAAACAGACGTTGGTCGGGACTTTCGCAATGTCCTTGTCGAAGGTGACGACGACCGCTTTCTCCTGCGCCTTCGACACCAGCTCGCGGGTCGGTTCGTTGGCGATCACCTTGCCGTGGTTGATGATCGCGATGCGGTCGCACAGCTCTTCGGCTTCCTCGAGATAGTGCGTAGTCAGCACGATGGTCACGCCCTGCGCGTGCAGCTTGCGAACATAGTCCCACAGCTGGCGGCGCAACTCGACGTCGACGCCAGCGGTCGGCTCGTCGAGCACGAGGATCGGCGGCGAATGGACCATCGCCTTCGCCACCAGCAGGCGTCGCTTCATGCCGCCCGACAGCGTTCGTGAATACGCGTTCGCCTTGTCGGTCAAATGCATCGCCGCGAGCAGCTCGTCGCTGTGGCGCTCGCTCTTCGGCACGCCGTACAGCCCGGCCTGGATTTCCAGCGTCTCGCGTGGGGTGAAGAACGGGTCGAAGATGATTTCCTGCGGCACGATGCCGATCGCGCGCTTCGCATTGCGCGGGTGCTCGTCGATGTCGAAGCCCCAGATGTCGACATTGCCGCTGGTCTTCACGACGAGGCCGGCCAGGATATTGATCAGCGTCGACTTGCCCGCGCCGTTGGGGCCGAGCAGGCCGAAGATCTGCCCGCGCGGCACGTCGAATGTCACGCCGTCCAGCGCCCGCTTGCCGCCCTCGTACGTCTTGCACAGATTCTCGATGCGGATCGCGGCTTCGGTGGTCATAGCGCGTGGCATAAGAGCGGTGCGGTGAGCCGACAAGCTTGTGAGCCCGGCTTCACGCTCCTAACTGACGCGCATGGCATCGAAGATTCCACCGCCCGAGGTCATTCGGGTTCAGACGCTGCAGGTCGCCTGCGACGGATCGGGCGAGATTTCGCCCGCGCTTGGCCACCCGCGTGTGTTCCTGCGCATCGAGGAAGACACTGGGTTCGTCGAGTGCGGCTATTGCGATCGCCGTTTCGTCCTTGAGGGGGGATTAGCGGACACCGGCGCATGACCGGCCCCGATCCGCGCCGCTTCCTTTATCGCAGTCTCGATCCTGACGGCGCCAAGCGCCTTGCAGCGACGCATCTCGCCGGCCACGACGATGGCGAGCTTTACCTGCAGTACAGCACGACCGAAGCTTTCGGCTTCGACGACGGGCGGCTGAAGACTGCCGATTACCACACCAATTCGGGTTTCGGTTTGCGCGGCGTGTCGGGTGAGACGACCGCTTTCGCGCACGCCAACGAGATCAGCGCCGCGGCGATCGACCGCGCGGCAACGACGCTGAAGCTGCTCGATCCGGCCCAAGGCGCTCCTGCCGCCGCGCCCGCCCGCACCAACCAGGCGATGTACGGCGCCGACGATCCGCTCAGCCTCGTGCCGTTCGCCGACAAGGTCGCTTTATGCCAGCAGATCGACGCCGCGGCGCGTGCTCGGGATCCACGGGTGGCGCAGGTCAGCGTCGCGCTGGCGGCGAGCTGGAGTGTCATCGACATCGTCCGCGCCGACGGCTTCGTTGCGTCCGACATCCGGCCGCTGGTGCGCCTCGGCGTGCAGATAGTCGCCGAGCATAACGGGCGGCGCGAGATCGGCTATCACGGTCTTGGCGGGCGCTATCTTTACGACCAGCTATTCGACGAGGCGGTGTGGGGCCGTGCGATCGATGAGTCGCTCAAGCAGGCGCTGGTCAACCTCGACTCGGTCGCCGCGCCAGCCGGCGAGATGCCGGTGGTGATGGGCTCGGGCTGGGCCGGCATCCTTCTTCACGAAGCGATCGGCCACGGGCTCGAAGGCGACTTCAACCGCAAGGGAACGTCGGCCTTCTCCGGCCGCATCGGCGATCGCGTCGCGACGCCGGGTGTCACCATCGTCGACGACGGCTCCATGCGACTTCGCCGCGGGTCGCTAACGATCGATGATGAAGGCACGCCGACCGGCCGCACGGTGCTGATCGAGGACGGCATCCTGAAAGGGTATCTTCAGGACCGACTCAATGCTCGACTGATGGGCATGGCGCCGACCGGCAATGGACGGCGGGAAAGCTATGCACATGCGCCGATGCCGCGCATGACGAACACCTTCATGCTCGCCGGGAAGGACGATCCGCAGGAACTGATCGGTCGGGTGAAGGACGGCATTTACGCCAAGAGTTTTGGCGGCGGGCAGGTGGACATCACCAGCGGCAAGTTCGTGTTCGGCTGCACCGAGGCCTATCGCATCCGCGGCGGCAAGATCGCCGAGCCGGTCAAGGGCGCGACGGTGATCGGGGACGGTCCGACCGTGTTGACCCGGGTCAAGGGCATTGGCCACGACCTCGAGCTCGACGAAGGCATCGGCGTCTGCGGCAAGGGCGGCCAGAGCGTGCCGGCCGGAGTTGGTCAGCCGACTTTGCTCATCGACGGCCTGACGGTGGGCGGCACCGCGACTTGAGCGGCGACTGGCGGGCCGATGTCCTCCGCTTCTGGTTCGGGCTCGATCCCGAGCAATGGTTTCGCGGCGGCGATGCGCTCGATCACCTGGTTCGCGAGAACTTCCTCAAGCTGTGGGAGGCCAAGCGCCAGCTTCCCGCACACTCCTTTCTCGACGATCCACTAAGTGCGCTCGCCGGCACGATCCTGTTCGACCAGTTTCCGCGCAACATGTTCCGCGATCACGCTGACCAGTTCTCGACCGATCATTTGGCGCTGCAGATCGCGCAAGGAGCTCTGGATCGCGAGTTTGACCAGAAACTAGCGCCCGAAGAGCGCTCTTTTCTCTACCTGCCTTTCGAGCACAGCGAAAACCTCGCCGATCAGGATCGTTCGGTCCTGCTGTTCACCGCGCTCGGCAATGAAGAGCAGCTCGACTACGCCAAGCGACACCATGACGTCATCGCCAAGTTCGGGCGATTTCCCCATCGAAACAAGATGTTAGGCCGCCCGCCGCGCCCGGCGGAGCTCGCTGCAGGCGACGTTGTCCCCTGGTGATCTAAAGCAGATGCGCGATCGGGCCGGCGTCGAACCCGGCGTCCGACAGGCACCGTTGCACGTCGTCAGCCGTTTCGCCGCGCTCTCGCTTCGCTAGCGCCAAAGCCAGCGCCGAGCGGTTTCCGGACCGGCAGAAAGCCAGCAATTGGCCGCCCTCAGCCTCCTCCAAGACCTGCCGCATCGCCGCGACCTCGGCCGGGCCGATCCCGCGTGTGATGGGGATGTGGTGATAGGCGATTCCCGCAACTGCGGCGGCGTCCTCAATTTCGTGCGCGCGCGGCTGGTCCGGTTCCTCGCCGTCCGGCCGGTTGTTGACCAGCACCGTTATTCCCTCCGCGGCCAGGTTCGCAACTTCTTGCGGCTGAACCTGGCCCCGAACGGACGCTTGCTGGTCGAGGCGGATCATTGGCCGCGCTCGGTTTTGTTGGTCGTCGCTGCCGGGACCGAAACGGGGACGGGCGGCGGCGTGCTGGCGCCGGGTGCGGGCGCCAAACGCGAATCCAGACCATAATAGTCGAGGTACGGCTGGATCTGCGGATCGTGCCCGGCCCAGCCGCGGTACATCGCCGCCAGGTCCTGCGTGTTGCCGCGCGACAGGACCATGTCGCGGAAGCGCTGACCGTTGGCGCGGGTCAGACCGCCGTTGTTCTCGAACGTCGCGAACGCGTCCTGTCCGAGCATACGGGTCCAGGCGTAGGCGTAGTAAGCCGCCGAATAGCCGTTGGCCCAGATGTGCAGGAAGTAGCTCGACCGGTAACGCGGCGGCACGTCCTTGGTGTCGAAGCCGCCGCTGGCCAAAGCCTGCGCTTCGAACTTGTCGACGTCCTGGCGCGGCGCTGTTGCCGGCAGGGAGTGCCAGTCGAGGTCGAGCCGCGCGGCTTCGAGCGCCTCGCCGACCTCATAACCTTGGTTGAAGGTGCGCGCCTTCATGATCTTCTGCACGAGATC
Coding sequences within:
- a CDS encoding TIGR01244 family sulfur transferase — its product is MIRLDQQASVRGQVQPQEVANLAAEGITVLVNNRPDGEEPDQPRAHEIEDAAAVAGIAYHHIPITRGIGPAEVAAMRQVLEEAEGGQLLAFCRSGNRSALALALAKRERGETADDVQRCLSDAGFDAGPIAHLL
- the tldD gene encoding metalloprotease TldD; translation: MTGPDPRRFLYRSLDPDGAKRLAATHLAGHDDGELYLQYSTTEAFGFDDGRLKTADYHTNSGFGLRGVSGETTAFAHANEISAAAIDRAATTLKLLDPAQGAPAAAPARTNQAMYGADDPLSLVPFADKVALCQQIDAAARARDPRVAQVSVALAASWSVIDIVRADGFVASDIRPLVRLGVQIVAEHNGRREIGYHGLGGRYLYDQLFDEAVWGRAIDESLKQALVNLDSVAAPAGEMPVVMGSGWAGILLHEAIGHGLEGDFNRKGTSAFSGRIGDRVATPGVTIVDDGSMRLRRGSLTIDDEGTPTGRTVLIEDGILKGYLQDRLNARLMGMAPTGNGRRESYAHAPMPRMTNTFMLAGKDDPQELIGRVKDGIYAKSFGGGQVDITSGKFVFGCTEAYRIRGGKIAEPVKGATVIGDGPTVLTRVKGIGHDLELDEGIGVCGKGGQSVPAGVGQPTLLIDGLTVGGTAT
- a CDS encoding zinc-finger domain-containing protein produces the protein MASKIPPPEVIRVQTLQVACDGSGEISPALGHPRVFLRIEEDTGFVECGYCDRRFVLEGGLADTGA
- a CDS encoding ABC transporter ATP-binding protein: MTTEAAIRIENLCKTYEGGKRALDGVTFDVPRGQIFGLLGPNGAGKSTLINILAGLVVKTSGNVDIWGFDIDEHPRNAKRAIGIVPQEIIFDPFFTPRETLEIQAGLYGVPKSERHSDELLAAMHLTDKANAYSRTLSGGMKRRLLVAKAMVHSPPILVLDEPTAGVDVELRRQLWDYVRKLHAQGVTIVLTTHYLEEAEELCDRIAIINHGKVIANEPTRELVSKAQEKAVVVTFDKDIAKVPTNVCFENIDLIDERTLEITYRKDRANAGQVLSALTDAGLGIVDVSTRDPDLEDVFLSLTSSAQAAA
- a CDS encoding DUF924 family protein, with amino-acid sequence MSGDWRADVLRFWFGLDPEQWFRGGDALDHLVRENFLKLWEAKRQLPAHSFLDDPLSALAGTILFDQFPRNMFRDHADQFSTDHLALQIAQGALDREFDQKLAPEERSFLYLPFEHSENLADQDRSVLLFTALGNEEQLDYAKRHHDVIAKFGRFPHRNKMLGRPPRPAELAAGDVVPW